The following are from one region of the Microbacterium sp. cx-55 genome:
- a CDS encoding MarR family winged helix-turn-helix transcriptional regulator: MVSSTTRESSLARALARYIDARTDALREARKTLGINEMDARALLFIAENPGLKSGELRDHLNITSAGVTTLIDRLAERDAVRREPDASDRRVSRIHLTIDLRADPWNILTRFDDDLTAAALSKGAEVTDPFAELLEELTASASGR; this comes from the coding sequence ATGGTGAGTTCCACGACGCGCGAGTCTTCCCTGGCCCGCGCTCTGGCCCGGTACATCGACGCTCGAACCGACGCGCTGCGGGAAGCACGCAAGACGCTCGGCATCAACGAGATGGACGCGCGGGCGCTGCTGTTCATCGCCGAGAACCCGGGTCTGAAATCCGGCGAGCTGCGCGACCACTTGAACATCACGTCGGCCGGTGTGACGACCCTGATCGACCGGTTGGCCGAACGGGATGCGGTGCGCCGCGAGCCGGATGCATCCGATCGGCGGGTGAGCCGCATCCACCTCACGATCGACCTCCGGGCCGACCCGTGGAACATCCTGACCCGGTTCGACGACGACCTGACGGCGGCGGCCCTCAGCAAAGGCGCCGAGGTCACGGATCCGTTCGCGGAGCTTCTCGAGGAACTGACGGCGTCCGCATCCGGGCGTTGA
- a CDS encoding ABC transporter permease, whose amino-acid sequence MTTFDSPRTDAAARAPRRRIRIDLGATASVLVLVFFVVAAVAPALLATHSPTAQDFAHALQPPSLQFWFGTDEGGRDLYSRVVFGSRESLAIGVGAAGLAMVIALVLGTLAALGDRVTAAIVNRVLEVVFAFPTLLFSLLLVAILGPSAGTAILAVGVSTAPGYARMVRGQILSERNAGYVEAARALGHGRWRITRQHILPNAMRPLIAIFTMSIGQSIVWASGLAFLGLGVAPPSSEWGALLDAGRAYLLQAPWLTVIPGLVILVLALTATTVGRFIQNRLETGE is encoded by the coding sequence ATGACGACCTTCGATTCCCCCCGGACGGATGCGGCGGCCCGCGCACCGCGTCGCCGCATCCGGATCGATCTCGGGGCGACCGCCTCCGTGCTCGTACTGGTGTTCTTCGTCGTGGCGGCCGTCGCTCCGGCGCTGCTCGCCACGCACTCCCCGACCGCGCAGGACTTCGCGCACGCTCTGCAGCCCCCGTCGCTGCAGTTCTGGTTCGGCACCGACGAGGGCGGCCGCGACCTCTACAGCCGGGTCGTCTTCGGGTCGCGTGAGTCGCTCGCGATCGGCGTCGGCGCCGCCGGGCTCGCGATGGTCATCGCGCTCGTGCTCGGCACGCTCGCCGCCCTCGGCGACCGGGTCACCGCCGCGATCGTGAACCGCGTGCTCGAGGTCGTGTTCGCGTTCCCGACGCTGCTGTTCTCGCTGCTGCTCGTCGCGATCCTCGGCCCCTCGGCCGGCACCGCCATCCTCGCCGTCGGCGTCAGCACCGCACCCGGTTACGCCCGGATGGTGCGCGGTCAGATCCTGTCGGAGCGGAACGCCGGCTACGTCGAAGCCGCCCGGGCGCTCGGCCACGGCCGGTGGCGCATCACCCGGCAGCACATCCTGCCGAACGCCATGCGCCCCCTCATCGCCATCTTCACGATGTCGATCGGCCAGTCGATCGTGTGGGCCTCCGGCCTCGCCTTCCTCGGCCTCGGGGTCGCCCCGCCGTCCTCTGAATGGGGCGCCCTCCTCGACGCCGGCCGCGCCTACCTGCTGCAGGCGCCGTGGCTCACCGTCATCCCGGGGCTCGTGATCCTCGTGCTCGCCCTCACCGCGACGACGGTCGGCCGCTTCATCCAGAACCGCCTCGAAACGGGAGAGTGA
- a CDS encoding DUF7882 family protein: protein MGQLFYANTDTAVEIDDTLLAHLQVVASTKLRRSESFTLTLRRTVGGKAGRETLWLQPSIPLRFQFESAEPVRLDPAVLRGLAEQANSTAGLTVDLDAAGELPAQMSTRSRRPQPALSRVA, encoded by the coding sequence ATGGGTCAGCTCTTCTACGCCAACACCGACACCGCCGTCGAGATCGACGACACGCTGCTGGCACACCTCCAGGTCGTGGCATCGACCAAGCTGCGCCGCAGCGAATCGTTCACGCTGACGCTCCGACGCACCGTCGGAGGCAAGGCCGGCCGCGAGACACTGTGGCTGCAGCCCTCCATCCCCCTCCGGTTCCAGTTCGAATCCGCCGAGCCCGTTCGCCTCGACCCAGCCGTGCTCCGGGGGCTCGCCGAACAGGCGAACTCGACCGCCGGACTCACCGTCGACCTCGACGCGGCCGGCGAACTGCCCGCGCAGATGTCGACCCGCAGCCGTCGCCCGCAGCCCGCGCTCTCGCGCGTCGCCTGA
- a CDS encoding protein-L-isoaspartate carboxylmethyltransferase, translating to MGDAMPLRSMETLQSWLTEFITQGHPEVRALKVLSQDVDDDGEVGLVRVQLANASTVTYLEPAAPGSVQWIVTLEPREDVVVLDAAGLQKLSGELATVAALCFFLQAKSEEFLAAAH from the coding sequence ATGGGGGACGCGATGCCGTTGCGGAGCATGGAGACGTTGCAGTCGTGGTTGACGGAGTTCATCACCCAGGGGCACCCGGAGGTTCGGGCGCTCAAGGTGCTGAGCCAGGATGTCGACGACGACGGTGAGGTCGGACTCGTCCGCGTGCAGCTGGCGAACGCGAGCACCGTGACCTATCTCGAGCCCGCCGCTCCCGGATCGGTGCAGTGGATCGTCACGCTCGAACCGCGCGAGGACGTCGTCGTGCTGGACGCGGCCGGCCTGCAGAAGCTATCGGGCGAACTCGCTACCGTCGCGGCGCTGTGCTTCTTCCTTCAGGCGAAGTCGGAGGAGTTCCTCGCCGCCGCGCACTGA
- a CDS encoding ABC transporter permease, whose translation MTLTSSSEPALEVRAPARASSSRSRLGRRVRPLVGSVGSAIIVLWGAATAAFLAQLALPGDRATAILNIRTGQAQQRTPDELAPIIAQYGLDQSVLTQYLGYLGGLLRGDLGTSYQQFRPVWNIISEQLGATLALSLSGIALAWLIMVFWVTLTAVRSPRIRAFGSGVDTLAAGLPPYWLGILLLLVFALQLRWFPVMGGSGIEGLLLPALTLAIPLAGFMGQATRAEFERVLQQPFVLSARMRGMGDLEIRLRHVLRHASIPAITLTGWAIGATISGAVIVESIFSRPGIGDTLVTAVSSQDLPVVTGIVVLVALVYVLANVLVDILYTIIDPRITTS comes from the coding sequence ATGACGCTCACTTCGTCGAGTGAGCCCGCGCTCGAGGTCCGCGCACCCGCGCGGGCCTCGAGCTCCCGCTCACGTCTCGGCCGCCGCGTCCGCCCCCTGGTCGGCAGCGTCGGCAGCGCGATCATCGTGCTGTGGGGCGCCGCGACCGCGGCGTTCCTCGCCCAGCTCGCCCTCCCCGGCGACCGGGCGACCGCCATCCTGAACATCCGCACCGGCCAGGCGCAGCAACGCACGCCCGACGAGCTCGCCCCGATCATCGCGCAGTACGGACTCGACCAGTCCGTGCTCACGCAGTACCTCGGCTACCTCGGCGGGCTGCTCCGCGGCGACCTCGGCACGTCGTATCAGCAGTTCCGTCCGGTGTGGAACATCATCTCCGAGCAGCTCGGCGCGACGCTCGCCCTGAGTCTCAGTGGCATCGCCCTCGCGTGGCTGATCATGGTGTTCTGGGTCACCCTCACCGCGGTTCGGAGCCCCCGCATCCGCGCATTCGGCTCGGGCGTCGACACGCTCGCGGCCGGCCTCCCGCCGTACTGGCTCGGCATTCTGCTGCTGCTCGTGTTCGCCCTGCAGCTGCGCTGGTTCCCCGTCATGGGCGGTTCGGGCATCGAGGGGCTCCTGCTTCCCGCGCTGACCCTCGCCATCCCGCTCGCCGGCTTCATGGGCCAGGCGACCCGGGCCGAGTTCGAACGGGTCCTGCAGCAGCCGTTCGTGCTGAGCGCCCGGATGCGGGGCATGGGCGACCTCGAAATCCGGCTCCGGCACGTGCTCCGGCACGCCTCGATCCCCGCGATCACGCTCACCGGCTGGGCGATCGGCGCGACCATCTCGGGCGCCGTGATCGTCGAGTCGATCTTCTCCCGGCCCGGAATCGGCGACACCCTCGTCACCGCGGTCAGCTCGCAGGATCTGCCCGTCGTCACCGGGATCGTCGTGCTCGTGGCTCTCGTCTACGTGCTCGCGAACGTGCTCGTCGACATCCTTTACACCATCATCGACCCGAGGATCACGACGTCATGA
- a CDS encoding peptidase M23: protein MHARPPARRQTRRPPARRRRTRRAWLIAVGILIPVLIGGGLVWGGGFAFTALAAALDDAVDGVTVPAFDPDAALPPAPVPPNIAGYGVEQLGNACTILRAGRDLGFDDRDQTIAIMTAMGESSLRNIDYGDWETSGVTNPDGSRTTSIGLFQQQDNWGTREQRLDAYTAATLFYRAMAARVPDRAALDPTIVAHNTQINADANHYARYWDRAVRVVAALGGTPLANDKLDGIPLCPAG, encoded by the coding sequence ATGCACGCCCGTCCTCCCGCGCGGCGCCAGACCCGCCGGCCCCCCGCGCGACGCCGGCGCACCCGGCGGGCGTGGCTCATCGCCGTCGGCATCCTGATTCCCGTCCTGATCGGCGGCGGCCTCGTCTGGGGCGGCGGCTTCGCATTCACCGCACTCGCGGCCGCCCTCGACGACGCCGTCGACGGCGTGACGGTGCCGGCCTTCGACCCGGATGCGGCGCTCCCCCCGGCGCCCGTTCCCCCGAACATCGCCGGGTACGGCGTCGAGCAGCTCGGCAACGCGTGCACCATCCTGCGCGCGGGGCGCGACCTCGGATTCGACGACCGCGACCAGACCATCGCGATCATGACCGCAATGGGCGAGTCGTCGCTGCGCAACATCGACTACGGCGACTGGGAGACGAGCGGGGTCACCAACCCCGACGGCTCGCGCACGACCTCGATCGGGCTCTTCCAGCAGCAGGACAACTGGGGAACCCGCGAGCAACGCCTCGACGCGTACACGGCGGCGACCCTCTTCTACCGGGCGATGGCGGCCCGCGTTCCCGACCGCGCCGCCCTCGATCCGACGATCGTCGCGCACAATACGCAGATCAACGCCGACGCCAACCACTACGCGCGCTACTGGGACCGCGCCGTCCGCGTCGTCGCCGCGCTCGGCGGAACGCCGCTCGCAAACGACAAGCTCGACGGCATCCCGCTCTGCCCCGCGGGGTGA
- a CDS encoding DUF2256 domain-containing protein yields the protein MTSPKRSKPCAHCGRPFTDRKRWSGRDQWDEVKYCSASCRAAAARDRRGHAD from the coding sequence ATGACCAGCCCGAAACGCAGCAAGCCGTGCGCACACTGCGGACGCCCGTTCACCGACAGGAAACGGTGGAGCGGCCGGGATCAGTGGGACGAGGTCAAGTACTGCTCGGCGTCGTGCCGCGCCGCGGCGGCCCGCGACCGACGCGGTCACGCGGACTGA
- a CDS encoding ABC transporter substrate-binding protein — MAHRTLRRLVPLAAAASVAALALTACSGSAAARPAADAQLVKGGTIVYAHQQEPSCIFGGWIEQAYISYQVLDSLFSLDADGNAVPWLGESWEVSDDGLTYTIALKKGVSFTDGTPVNAEAVAYNFDYWVGGGNSTARVWLGGYYESAEAVDDTTVAIHLSRPYTNFIQNLTQGYFGIQSQHALETRTDEENCAAPIGSGAFTVEEWNRGQNVILARNDDYTSWPANAEHTGPAYVDTVDWRFVADPTTRVAALQSGQANLIYDVPATSWETLDTAGYTLEKYVTAGRPQQISFNTAEGPFVDENVRKAFVYALDRKQIVDTIGQGVIPYEGNGAVSQTTPAYSQEAADLYTYDPEKADELLDAAGWSETNADGYRVKDGEVLDVLLPYGAGSIINTDGASILQAVQEQAKAVGFKVELRPLSQADLWGGDYSTPDSYDLSVGYWTAINAGILYINWRPSTDDDPNYSNSAFYSDPELERLILAANSEADPATQNDLYAQAQNYIADHATSVGLYDRLSTLAVSPDLQGVWQEHAQGGPTFYDAHFVE, encoded by the coding sequence ATGGCCCACCGCACCCTTCGCCGTCTCGTCCCCCTGGCTGCCGCCGCATCCGTCGCCGCTCTCGCGCTGACCGCGTGCAGCGGCTCCGCCGCCGCCCGGCCCGCCGCCGACGCCCAACTCGTCAAGGGCGGCACGATCGTCTACGCCCACCAACAGGAGCCCTCCTGCATCTTCGGCGGCTGGATCGAGCAGGCGTACATCTCGTACCAGGTACTCGACAGCCTGTTCTCGCTCGACGCCGACGGGAACGCGGTGCCGTGGCTCGGCGAATCGTGGGAGGTCTCCGACGACGGACTCACCTACACGATCGCTCTGAAGAAGGGCGTCTCGTTCACCGACGGCACCCCCGTGAACGCCGAGGCCGTCGCGTACAACTTCGACTACTGGGTGGGCGGGGGCAACAGCACGGCCCGCGTCTGGCTCGGCGGCTACTACGAGTCCGCGGAGGCCGTCGACGACACGACGGTCGCCATCCACCTGTCGCGCCCGTACACGAACTTCATCCAGAACCTCACGCAGGGCTACTTCGGCATCCAGTCGCAGCACGCGCTCGAAACCCGCACCGACGAGGAGAACTGCGCCGCGCCCATCGGTTCCGGCGCGTTCACGGTCGAGGAATGGAACCGCGGTCAGAACGTCATCCTCGCGCGCAACGACGACTACACGTCGTGGCCCGCGAACGCCGAGCACACCGGACCGGCGTACGTCGACACCGTCGACTGGCGCTTCGTCGCCGACCCGACGACGCGCGTCGCGGCACTCCAGTCCGGCCAGGCGAACCTCATCTACGACGTACCGGCGACCTCTTGGGAGACGCTCGACACCGCCGGGTACACCCTCGAGAAATATGTGACGGCGGGCCGCCCGCAGCAGATCTCGTTCAACACCGCCGAGGGCCCGTTCGTCGACGAGAACGTGCGGAAGGCCTTCGTCTACGCGCTCGACCGAAAGCAGATCGTCGACACGATCGGGCAGGGCGTGATCCCTTACGAGGGCAACGGCGCCGTCAGCCAGACGACCCCGGCCTACAGCCAGGAAGCCGCCGACCTCTACACGTACGACCCGGAGAAGGCAGACGAGCTGCTGGATGCGGCGGGCTGGAGCGAGACCAACGCCGACGGCTACCGCGTGAAGGACGGCGAGGTGCTCGACGTCCTGCTCCCCTACGGCGCCGGCTCCATCATCAACACCGACGGCGCCTCGATCCTGCAGGCCGTGCAGGAGCAGGCGAAGGCCGTGGGCTTCAAGGTCGAACTGCGCCCGCTCAGCCAGGCCGACCTCTGGGGCGGCGACTACAGCACCCCCGACTCGTACGACCTGTCGGTCGGGTACTGGACGGCCATCAACGCCGGCATCCTCTACATCAACTGGCGCCCGAGCACGGACGATGATCCGAACTACTCGAACTCCGCGTTCTACAGCGACCCCGAACTCGAGCGACTCATCCTCGCCGCGAACTCGGAGGCCGACCCGGCAACGCAAAACGATCTCTACGCCCAAGCGCAGAACTACATCGCCGACCATGCCACCTCGGTCGGCCTCTACGACCGGCTCAGCACGCTCGCCGTCAGCCCCGACCTCCAGGGCGTCTGGCAGGAGCACGCACAGGGAGGACCGACGTTCTATGACGCTCACTTCGTCGAGTGA
- a CDS encoding dipeptide ABC transporter ATP-binding protein: protein MTLLDTKPAAPAAPVDPARRLRVDNLEVGFTRDGETRSVVRGVSFDLHAGRCVAIVGESGSGKSVTARTLVGLTGAGSVQSGRVLLGAAPDQGHEHVADLTAQSERGWRRIRGRRIGFIQQDALVSLDPLRPVGGEIEESLRLHGWGDRAARRAKAVELLASVDVPAPERRARQRPGELSGGLRQRALIASAIALDPDVVIADEPTTALDVTVQAQVLALLDDMKARGASLVLISHDLSVVAHLADEILVMRGGEVVEQGPADVLLRHPQHPYTRSLIDAVPGGHTRGERLAPQIAAPPSLHLARADTLSGTATTDRAEPVLEARGLVKRFAAPDGTPTVAVDDVSFTLHRGETLGIVGESGSGKSTTARIALALEAADAGEVRLLGQPWTAVPESRRRVLRRRISVVSQDPLSSFDPRWNVERILLDAIPADAGLGRGARVQRARDLLAQVALPPETLRRFPLRLSGGQRQRIAIARALAPSPEIVVLDEAVSALDVSVQAQILDLLVDLQNDYGLSYLFISHDLGVIHHMSDRVLVMKNGVVVESGTSEQIFVAPAHPYTQELVGALPTLDQKPVDQKPLDQKRANS from the coding sequence ATGACACTGCTCGATACGAAGCCCGCGGCCCCGGCCGCACCGGTCGACCCGGCACGGCGCCTGCGCGTCGACAACCTCGAGGTCGGGTTCACCCGCGACGGCGAGACGCGGTCGGTGGTCCGCGGGGTGTCCTTCGACCTGCACGCGGGCCGCTGCGTCGCCATCGTCGGCGAATCCGGTTCCGGCAAGAGCGTCACCGCGCGCACGCTCGTCGGCCTCACCGGCGCGGGCAGCGTGCAGAGCGGACGCGTCCTGCTCGGCGCGGCCCCAGATCAGGGCCACGAACACGTCGCCGACCTGACCGCGCAGTCGGAGCGGGGCTGGCGCCGCATCCGGGGCCGGCGCATCGGGTTCATCCAGCAGGACGCCCTCGTCTCGCTCGACCCGCTCCGGCCGGTCGGGGGCGAGATCGAGGAGTCGCTGCGCCTGCACGGCTGGGGCGACCGCGCCGCCCGGCGGGCGAAGGCCGTCGAACTGCTCGCGAGCGTCGACGTGCCCGCCCCCGAGCGTCGCGCACGGCAGCGGCCCGGCGAACTCTCGGGGGGACTCCGCCAGCGTGCGCTGATCGCCTCCGCGATCGCCCTCGACCCTGACGTCGTGATCGCCGACGAACCCACGACCGCGCTCGATGTCACGGTGCAGGCGCAGGTGCTCGCCCTGCTCGACGATATGAAGGCGCGTGGCGCGTCGCTCGTTCTCATCAGCCACGACCTCTCCGTGGTCGCGCACCTCGCCGACGAGATCCTCGTGATGCGCGGCGGCGAGGTCGTCGAGCAGGGGCCGGCCGACGTACTGCTGCGGCATCCGCAGCATCCGTACACGCGGAGCCTCATCGACGCAGTGCCGGGCGGACACACCCGCGGCGAGCGCCTCGCGCCGCAGATCGCCGCGCCGCCGAGCCTCCATCTCGCGCGCGCCGACACGCTCTCCGGCACCGCCACGACGGACAGGGCCGAGCCCGTGCTCGAGGCGCGCGGACTCGTCAAACGGTTCGCGGCGCCCGACGGCACGCCCACCGTCGCGGTCGACGACGTCAGCTTCACCCTGCACCGGGGCGAAACCCTCGGCATCGTCGGCGAGTCGGGGTCGGGCAAGAGCACGACGGCGCGCATCGCGCTCGCGCTCGAGGCCGCGGATGCGGGCGAGGTGCGGTTGCTCGGCCAGCCGTGGACGGCCGTGCCCGAATCACGACGGCGGGTCCTCCGCCGTCGCATCTCGGTCGTCTCGCAAGATCCGCTCAGCTCGTTCGATCCCCGGTGGAACGTCGAACGCATCCTGCTCGATGCGATCCCCGCCGACGCCGGCCTCGGGCGGGGCGCCCGCGTGCAGCGCGCCCGGGACCTGCTCGCACAGGTCGCCCTCCCGCCCGAGACGCTGCGACGGTTCCCGCTGCGACTCTCGGGGGGCCAGCGTCAACGCATCGCGATCGCCCGCGCGCTCGCCCCCTCCCCCGAGATCGTCGTGCTCGACGAGGCCGTGTCCGCGCTCGACGTGTCGGTGCAGGCGCAGATCCTCGACCTGCTCGTGGATCTGCAGAACGACTACGGCCTGAGCTACCTCTTCATCTCGCACGACCTCGGCGTCATCCACCATATGAGCGACCGCGTGCTGGTCATGAAGAACGGCGTGGTCGTGGAGAGCGGCACGTCCGAGCAGATCTTCGTGGCGCCCGCGCATCCGTACACGCAGGAGCTCGTCGGAGCGCTGCCCACCCTTGATCAGAAGCCCGTCGATCAGAAGCCCCTCGATCAGAAGAGAGCGAACTCATGA
- a CDS encoding alpha/beta fold hydrolase has product MTTALPDLTSMPEPQYVMAGDGQRIATYSWGEDTGLTVLLVHGFASSTRDNWVNTGWVRDLQRAGYRVLALDQRGHGRSDKPHDPLQYGLRTMADDVEAVLDTYLVDTAFYVGYSLGARVGWEVAQDFRGRVERVVLGGVPDGVPLSRLDLDQARAFVEDGTPVTDKVTQNYVQLIERVGGNDLRALLAIAEGMRASGVADPSPDRAPTQPVLFATGSLDGILEGSKSLAAACENGRFLEIPGRHHFNAPGSREFRTAALAFLAEA; this is encoded by the coding sequence GTGACCACTGCGCTGCCCGATCTGACGTCGATGCCCGAACCCCAGTACGTCATGGCCGGTGACGGCCAGCGGATCGCGACCTATTCGTGGGGCGAGGACACCGGCCTCACCGTGCTGCTCGTGCACGGCTTCGCCTCGAGCACCCGCGACAACTGGGTGAACACGGGGTGGGTGCGCGATCTGCAGCGCGCCGGGTACCGCGTGCTCGCGCTCGACCAGCGTGGCCACGGCCGCAGCGACAAGCCGCACGATCCTCTGCAGTACGGGCTGCGCACGATGGCCGATGATGTCGAGGCCGTGCTCGACACGTACCTCGTCGACACCGCGTTCTACGTCGGCTACTCGCTCGGTGCCCGCGTCGGGTGGGAGGTCGCGCAGGACTTCCGCGGCCGGGTCGAGCGCGTCGTGCTCGGGGGAGTGCCGGATGGTGTGCCCCTCAGTCGTCTCGATCTCGACCAGGCGCGGGCTTTCGTCGAGGACGGCACACCGGTCACCGACAAGGTCACGCAGAACTACGTGCAGTTGATCGAGCGCGTCGGCGGCAACGATCTCCGGGCGCTCCTCGCGATCGCGGAGGGGATGCGGGCGTCGGGCGTCGCCGATCCGTCGCCGGACCGGGCGCCGACCCAGCCGGTGCTGTTCGCGACGGGCTCGCTCGACGGCATCCTGGAGGGCTCGAAGTCCCTCGCTGCCGCGTGCGAGAACGGACGATTCCTGGAGATTCCCGGGCGGCACCACTTCAACGCGCCGGGCTCCCGCGAGTTCCGCACCGCGGCGCTCGCGTTCCTCGCCGAAGCCTGA
- a CDS encoding 2'-5' RNA ligase family protein — protein sequence MSDVVSLELLLDPESEAAVRADWQRLADAGLSSLAAHTSPSNRPHLTLLARPTLAALDVSGVVARLPIPVRLGAALLFGAGDRRVLARHVVPTGDLLAVHRGVHTAAGDTEADAPHTAPGAWTPHITLARRLRLETLPQALDLLGPEIEGALVSLRRWDSASARVTVLG from the coding sequence GTGAGCGATGTCGTCAGCCTGGAGCTGCTCCTGGACCCCGAGAGCGAGGCCGCCGTGCGCGCCGACTGGCAGCGTCTCGCGGATGCCGGACTCTCGAGCCTCGCCGCGCACACGTCGCCAAGCAATCGCCCGCACCTGACCCTGCTGGCCCGGCCGACGCTCGCGGCCCTCGATGTCTCCGGGGTCGTCGCGCGCTTGCCGATCCCGGTGCGGCTGGGGGCCGCCCTGCTCTTCGGCGCGGGCGACCGTCGCGTGCTCGCGCGCCACGTGGTGCCGACCGGCGATCTGCTCGCGGTCCATCGCGGTGTGCACACGGCGGCGGGTGACACCGAGGCGGACGCGCCGCACACCGCTCCCGGCGCGTGGACGCCGCACATCACGCTCGCGCGGCGACTCCGGCTCGAGACGCTCCCGCAGGCGCTCGACCTGCTCGGCCCCGAGATCGAGGGCGCGCTGGTGTCGCTCCGTCGGTGGGATTCCGCATCCGCCCGCGTCACCGTGCTCGGCTGA
- a CDS encoding NtaA/DmoA family FMN-dependent monooxygenase (This protein belongs to a clade of FMN-dependent monooxygenases, within a broader family of flavin-dependent oxidoreductases, the luciferase-like monooxygenase (LMM) family, some of whose members use coenzyme F420 rather than FMN.) — translation MTRPLRFNAFVMHTNSHIQHGHWRRPDARQVDFQDVDLWIDLARLLEDAKFDAMFFADVTGLYGDADADFEVYARHGLQIPSHDPTVLLGALAVSTTDLGLALTSNVAQNHPFNFARQVSTLDHISRGRIAWNIVTGTQDNGARNFGLPQLTDHSERYRWAQEYVDVVYKLWEGSWDDGALLKDKERGIYADASKIHKIYHEGPRYRVEGPHLPSPSPQRTPLLFQAGSSASGRRFAAANAEATFIIAPSPAIAKRQIDETRALAVEYGREPDDITFFQGLSFIIGDTEIEAHEKAEEYERYASTEGYLAHSALVDKTGRVYDPKTPLKDIDTNTARGFLSWTSQAVTDREPLVEDVALISRRSSRVVGTPDQIADRLVEWQAAGIDGVNVVNWVLPGSFEEFAEKVLPVLRERGLAQSEYAPGPLRQKLFGSPLLNERHPAARYRGAFAHGATTWAEADDLRAQGLLPAAV, via the coding sequence ATGACCCGCCCGCTGCGTTTCAACGCCTTCGTGATGCACACGAACTCCCACATCCAGCACGGCCACTGGCGCCGACCCGACGCCCGGCAGGTCGACTTCCAGGACGTCGATCTCTGGATCGACCTCGCCCGGCTGCTCGAGGACGCCAAGTTCGACGCGATGTTCTTCGCCGACGTGACGGGGCTCTACGGCGACGCGGATGCGGACTTCGAGGTCTACGCGCGGCACGGCCTGCAGATTCCGAGCCACGATCCGACCGTGCTGCTCGGCGCCCTCGCCGTCTCGACCACCGATCTCGGGCTCGCGCTCACTTCGAACGTCGCGCAGAACCACCCGTTCAACTTCGCCCGGCAGGTGTCGACCCTCGATCACATCTCGCGCGGCCGGATCGCGTGGAACATCGTCACCGGCACGCAAGACAACGGAGCGCGCAACTTCGGGCTGCCGCAGTTGACAGACCACAGCGAGCGCTACCGGTGGGCGCAGGAGTACGTCGACGTGGTCTACAAGCTGTGGGAGGGCTCGTGGGACGACGGAGCGCTCCTGAAAGACAAGGAGCGCGGCATCTACGCCGACGCGAGCAAGATCCACAAGATCTACCACGAGGGCCCGCGCTACCGCGTCGAGGGTCCGCACCTCCCCTCCCCTTCCCCGCAGCGCACACCCCTGCTGTTCCAGGCCGGGTCGTCGGCGTCGGGGCGCCGATTCGCCGCAGCGAACGCCGAGGCGACGTTCATCATCGCGCCCTCGCCCGCGATCGCGAAGCGCCAGATCGACGAGACCCGCGCCCTAGCCGTCGAGTACGGGCGCGAGCCCGACGACATAACGTTCTTCCAGGGTCTGAGCTTCATCATCGGCGACACCGAGATCGAGGCGCACGAGAAGGCTGAGGAGTACGAGCGGTACGCGAGCACCGAGGGCTACCTCGCGCACTCGGCTCTGGTCGATAAGACCGGTCGCGTGTACGACCCGAAGACGCCGTTGAAAGACATCGACACGAACACGGCACGCGGGTTCTTGTCGTGGACGTCGCAGGCTGTCACCGACCGAGAGCCGCTCGTCGAGGATGTCGCGCTGATCAGTAGGCGAAGCTCACGCGTGGTCGGCACGCCCGACCAGATCGCCGACCGGCTCGTCGAATGGCAGGCCGCCGGCATCGACGGGGTGAACGTCGTCAACTGGGTGCTGCCGGGTTCGTTCGAAGAGTTCGCCGAGAAGGTGCTGCCGGTGCTGCGCGAGCGCGGACTCGCCCAGAGCGAGTACGCGCCGGGACCGCTCCGCCAGAAGCTGTTCGGGTCGCCGCTGCTCAACGAGCGCCACCCCGCGGCCCGGTACCGCGGGGCATTCGCGCACGGAGCGACGACCTGGGCAGAGGCCGACGACCTCCGCGCGCAGGGTCTTCTTCCGGCCGCGGTCTGA